CGGCACCTTCGGCGAGGAGCAGCGCACCCGGCTCGGTCCGGCCGCCATCGGAACGGCCCGCGCACGCCCGGACTCCGGGTGGGTCATGCACCTGGTGAAGCGGCTCGCCTTCGGCGCGGAGCGCCCCCGAGACCTCCTGGTGCGGCGCAACGACCTGCTCCATGTGGGACGCGGCCGGGTGTGGCTGTCCACCGCCGGAGGCCATGGACAGCGCGAAGTGGCCGACGCACGCCCCGGCGCGGACGACGACGAGGGGGACGGCACACCCAAGGGCAGGCGCTCCCTCAGTGTGCGCCTCACGGCTCCGGTGCGGTCCGTGCTCGATCACGCCCGCACGCCGACGACGCTCGGCCGACTGACCGCCCTGCTCACCGATGCCTACCCGAACGCCGACGCTGAGCAGGTCGCGGCCCTGCTCGACGGCCTTCTCGACAGTGACATCCTCATCACCGCCGAGCGTCCCCGGCTGCTCACCCCGCCGGCCGATCAGACCGACCGGGCGGACGCGCTGCCGTACTCGATACTGCCACCCGTCACCGACCCCGCCGTCGCGCGCGCGATCGACGGTGTGGAGGCCGCGATCGGCGCGTTCAACCGGGGCGAGATCTCGGTGCCGGAACTGCTGAAGACGGCGAGCGCGCCGATGCCCGAGGCCATCGGCGGTCACTCCGGCCCGACCCTCCAGATCGACGCCGCGCTGGCCGTCGACGGACCCTTGGTGCTCCCCCGGCCGGTGGCGGCCCTGGCCGAAGAGGCCGCTCATGTGCTAGCCCGCGTGGGCACGGAGCACCGCTACCCGCCGCATCTGAGGGAGTACGCCGACGCGTTCACCGAACGGTACGGCCACCGGTCCGAGGTCCCGGTGCTGGAGGCGCTGTCCGAGGAGACCGGCCTGGGGCCGCTCCGGGGATACCAGTACCCGCGACGGGAATTCCCGCTGCCCGGGGCCGCACGGGAGCCCGCGGCCCGATCGGCACGGGAGATTGCCCTGGCCCGGCTGATCACCACGGCCCTCGCACGCCGGGAGCTGAGCGTCCACCTCGACGACCGGCTGCTCGACGAGATCGCCGACGCCTCCGCCGCCCCGGACGACGACATGCCGCCGCCGCCCGTGCTCGACCTGTACCTCCGCCTCATGGCGCCGGGCCCAGGCCGCGAGGACTGGCGCGCCGTTTGCGGCACCCCGGGGGTGGGGCTGGGCGGCCGGACCTTCGCCCGGTTCCATGACCTCCTCGACGCGAACGCCCAGTCCGCGCTGCGGGACCTGGCCGCCGCCGAGGAGCGGCGCCAGGGCGACGCCGTCTGCGCCGAGCTGGCCTACCTCCCCGAGGACGCCCGGCTGGTGAACATCTCGATACGCCCGATCGCGCACACCTGGGAGCTGCCGGTCAATGTCGCGCCCGGTCAGGACGAGGCGCACGTGATCCGCTTGGAGGACGTCCTCGTCGGCGTGGACGGTGAACGGCTCTACCTCCGCAGCCGCACACTGGGCCGGCGGCTGCACGTCACCCAGCGCACGCTGCTCAACTGGACGGGGGCGCCGAACCCGTGCCGGTTCCTGCTGGAGGTCTCCGGCGCGCTCTCGGGGCCGATCACTCCGTTCGACTGGGGAGGGCTGAGCGAGACCATGCCCTTCCTGCCCCGCGTCGAGCGGGGCAACCTGGTGCTGCGCCGCGCGCGGTGGCGGCTGCGCCAGCACGACATCGCTCCCTCCGGCGGCCATGGCCCCGGCCACGGAGCCGACGGGCCGGCCGCGTTCGCCGATGCCGTCGGCGCTTGGGGCCGGACGTGGCTGGTGCCCCGCCTGGTCACCATCGTCAGTCACGACAACACCCTGCTGCTCGACCTCACCAGCGCCCCCTCCCTGCACGAGCTGCGCGACACGCTGGCGCAGGCTCCGGAGGAAGGGATCGTCCTGGAGGAGGTGCTGCCCGCACCCGACGAGGAATTCCTGCGCGGCGCCGCCGACGAGGCGTACGCCTCCGAGGTCGTGGTACCCCTCATACGAACCAGTCAGGACCCGGGCCCGACAGCCCAGCGCGTCGGGGTCCGCCCGTCCCGCGCCCGCACCGAACGCGCACCGGACGGACAGGACAGCCAGGAAAGCCGGATCAAGCGGGTCGGCAGCGACTGGCTGGCAGTCAAGCTCTACGCCGAGCCGGACTCCCACGACACGCTGCTGGGGGTGGGCCTGGCCGACCTCGCCGAGCGAACGTCCGAACGGTACGGCGTGGCAGCGCCGTTCTTCCTGCGCTACGCCGATCCCGCGCCCCATCTGCGGGTGCGGTTCTTCGTAGCCGAGGAGGCCGCGCGCCCGGACGTCCTGCGCGAGGTGACCGCCTGGGCCCACGACCTCGCCCGGGGCGGGTACGTCTCCGACCACACCTTCGTGAGCTATCAGCGCGAGGTCGAGCGTTACGGCGGCCCCGAGTTGATCGCCGACGCCGAAGAGTGGTTCCGGCAGGACAGCACGGCCGTCATTCAGCTCCTCCGCCACCTTCGCGGCGGCGGAACCGGCCTGCCGGACCTGGGCTTGGAGCCGGACCTGGACCGGGCCGCGCTGGTCGCCCTCAGCCTCGACCAACTGTGCGCCTGCCTGATCCCCGACCCCGAGCAACGCCACGCCCTCGCCCACGCCGCGGCGAGGCGGAACGCCGGCGGCAGCGTGTACCGGACGGCCGGGCGCAGCCTGTGGACCGCCCGCACCGAGGACGGCCCGACCCGCCGACTGCTCGACCGGGCCGCCGCCACGTGGCGCCCGGCCGCACAGCAGCTGACACGGCAGATGGCCGAGCTGGAGCGGACAGGCGAACTCCGAGCGGATCGTGACCACATCGTCCTGAGCCTGCTTCACATGCACTGCAACCGCATGGGGCTCCATCGTGCCGAGGAGGAGATCTCCTACGGGGTGTGGCGACGCCTCCTCGACCGGGCCGCACACGCCTCCCGGTCAAGCTGAGCGGAGGCAGAAGGGGTGTCCGGCGGGGCCGGCGTACACCCGGGAGCCCTGCTGGCTGTGTCGCCCAGCACGGTGACCACGCCCGCGACGGCCCGGTCGAGCAGTCCGCCTTCCGCGGGACAGCCGAGCGGGAGGTAGTTGTCCGCATGGGCGTACCTGTGCGCGTGAACGACAGCGATCACGAGCAGCATCGCGCCGCACGCGAGTCGCACTGAGCGACGAGTCCCGTATCCGGCCGCTACCGAAGGCGATGGATTGGCAAGCACCGGCGGCCGGCATGCGTGATACCGCGCGTGATGGCCGGTCGCATCAGGGATGCAGTGTGATCTTTCCGAACACAGGAGTCGATTCGAGACGCTCGTGCGCGCGGTGAGCTTCGGCGAGAGGTATCTGCTCATCGATGATCGCCCGCAGGTCGCCTCGGACTGCTTGACCGAAGAGCTCGGCCGCAGCCGCCCCGACCATGTCAGCGTCGACGGAGTTGAGACTGAAGGCGAAGAGTGTCGGCGAGTTGTGGTACGTGGTCATGATGCTGCCGAAGACGTCCGAAGCCGCTGCACCTCCTGCGGATCCGACGAGCAAGTACCGGCCGTTGGGCCGCAACATCCCGATGTAGCGGCCCAGATCCACCCCGGCAACCGGGTCGACGATGATGTCGTAGGTGTCCGCGCTGCCGTCCTGGCCTGCTGTGCGGTCCTGGATATGCGCGACGCCGAGGCCCCGGAGGCGATCTCCACGCTCGGGCGAGGAAGTGATCGCGGTCACTGCGCCCCCGGACAAGGCAGCCAGCTGCGCGGCCATCAGTCCGATGCCTCCGCCGGCGCCCCTGACCAGCACCTGCTCGCCTTCCTCGACGTTCACTCTCTTCAAACCCAAACTCGCGACCAGCGCGTTCACGCCGAGCGCGACCGCGTCCGCGGCGCTGACGCCCTCCGGCAGGCGCACGACGTCGCGGGGGTCGGCGACGACCGACTCGGCGTAGGCTCCGCTTCTGGTCAGCGCGAAGACCCGCTGACCGACCCAGTGTTCATCCACTGCCGCACCGACAGCGGCGACGGTGCCTGCCGCCTCGAAGCCGGGGACGAGGCCGGGCTCGGAGAGCGGCTGGTAGTCGCCGTTGCGAGCCATGACGTCGACGTAGCCGACCCCTGCGGCTTCCACCCGGATCAGGACCTGGCCCGGCCCGGGGGCGGGTTCGGCCCGGTCGACGACCTGTAGCGCGTTGGAGTCTCCGAACGACGACACGATGACGGCTTTCATGGCCATGCCCCTTTGCCAAAATATGCCACTGGGTGGCACCAGCCTATCAGTGGCATATTCCTTGGCGGAGTGACGGTCTGTCCATCACCCCCTCGAACCCGGCACCCTGGCGTCCCGCCTCGCCGCGGGAAGGCAAAAAACAGCGCACTCGGGACGCTCTCATCGACGCCGCCCTGAAGCTCCTCCAGGAGAACGGCTTCGCCGGGACGACGCTGGACGAGCTCCGCGCCACGGTCGGGGTCTCCCGGCGGACGTTCTTCCGCTACTTCGGCAGCAAGGAGGACGTCGACGTCGAGGCGCACTTCGGACGCCTCGGGAGAGATCCCGAGTTCGTGGATGGTCCGGCTTCCGCTCGGGCGATCACTCCTCGAAGCGCCGCTTGCGCGCGTGGGTTCGCGCCTTCATTCGGTTGCCGCAGGCTGCCATGGAACACCACCGGGCGGTCCCGGGCCGGCTGTGATCGATGAGGAACAGGTTGCACTCCTCGTTGGCGCAGGCCCGCAGCCGTTGTGGCAGTTCCGTGGTGACGCGCGACCACGCGATTACGACGCGGACCGCAAGCTCCTCATCAGGCGCTGCTTCCAGTTGCCAGGACACACCCTCGGGCGAGACGGCAGGGCGAAGTCGTGCCCGGTCGAGCGCGGAGGCAAGGCTGCTGACATCTGAGGATGTCCGCCGGATCAGCAGGTGCAGCGCGTCACGTACACGGCGCAGGCGGTCGCACTCCTCCCTCGTGCCACGTCCTCCGAGCGCTCGTATCCAGTCGGCCGCCCCCTCCGCGCTCAGGGCGTCCGTGGGGTGCCCGTCGATCACCGGGGCGCTGTTGAGCACGGCGAGCAGCAGTTCCTCGTCCTCGGCCACGGCTCACTCTCCTTGACATGCCATACGGCTCTGTGCATGATCAGCATAACCTAACCAGTTAAATCTTTTTAAGGGGTTACTGTGGTCGCTGTTCATCATCGGACCGTGGACGTCAACGGCTTGACCGTCTTCTACCGGGAGGCGGGCCCGTCGGACGCCCCCGTCCTGCTGCTGCTGCACGGCTATCCGACGAGTTCCCACATGTTCCGGCGCCTGATCCCGGCGCTGGCCGGTCCCTACCGGGTGATCGCGCCCGACCACATCGGCTTCGGCCGCTCGTCGGCGCCCAGCGTGACGGACTTCGCCTACACCTTCGACGCCCTCGCCGAGGTGACTCGCGGCTTCCTGGCCGGCCTCGGCGTGCACCGCTACGCGATCTACGTACAGGACTACGGCGCGCCCATCGGCTGGCGACTCGCGCTGGCGTCCCCGGAAGCGGTCCTCGCCGTCGTCTCACAGAACGGCAACGCCTATGAGGAAGGGTTCGTGCCGGACTTCTGGGAACCCATCTGGGCCTACGGAGCGCGACGCGGCCCGGAGAACGAGGCACGGCTGCGGCCCGCTCTGGGCCGGGAAGCCGTCGAGTGGCAGTACACCCACGGTGTCCCCGACCCCAGCCTGATCGATCCCGATGCCTGGGAGCACGACCTGGCGCTCCTTGCCCGCCCAGCCGTCGACCGCGCCCAACTCGCCCTGTTCGGCGACTACCCCAGCAACCGGGCCCTGTACCCGGCGGTGCACGACTGGCTGCGGTCGAGCCGTGTCCCCGTCCTCGCGATCTGGGGCCGCAACGACGAGATCTTCGCGCCGGCCGGCGCGGAGGCGTTCCGGCGCGACGCCCCGGACGCGGAGATCGTCCTGCTCGACGGCGGCCACTTCCTCCTGGAGAGCCACCCCGACGAGGTCGCCGCCTCCATCATCCGATTCCGCCCGCGCGTACTCGGCGCACCAGTCAGTGGGTGACAGGAAGCCAGGCACCGGAGCTGTCCGGTCGGCCTTGCTGGATCAGGCAGCGGCGTAAGGTGCCGTGCTCAGCGCCCTCTCGAACCTCGGGCGCACCCGCAGGCGGGTGCTGATCTTCTCGCCGAAGATCCTGTCCGCCTTACGCCTCCCCCGCAGGGCGGCGCCGAAGGGCCACAAAACCCTCATCATCCGCACAGCACCGCATTCGGTGGGTCTACCTGCATGAACCTCACTCTCTGCGCTCATGGCCCAGTGAAATCTCAAGCCAAGGGGGCATAGCTCGGGCCTGGGGTGGAGCGCGGTGTTAGGAATAGGTCATGAAGCTGCCTTTCCGCCACGCCCGGCCCCGGGCGGAGCGCCCATCCGCAGGCTCAGGAGACAAGGGGCGTTCGCTGCTGCGCCTGCGCAGTGCGGCCGGTCAGGTGTTCATGTTGCAGGTCGTGCTGGTGCTGCTGCTGGTCGCCGCCGCGGTGACGGCCCAGCTGGTGCAGGCGCAGCGGGACGGCACGAGCCGGGCCCGGGAGAAGTCGGTCGCGGCGGCCCAGGCGTTCGCGCATGCCCCGGGCGTGGCGGAGGCGATGCAGGGCCCCCATCCGGCGAAGGAGTTGCAGCCGCGCACCGAGGCGGCCCGTAAGGACGCGGGCGTCGACTTCATCGTGCTCATGAACCGGAAGGGGATCCGATACACCCAGCCCGACCCGTCACTGATCGGGAAGAGGTTCGCCGGCACCATCGAGCCCTCGCTCCAGGGCCGCACCACCGTGGAGAAGGTCACCGGTCCCCCCACCGCAGGGGACACCGATTTCGTCCAGGCGGTGGTGCCCGTGCGGGCCTCCGACGGCACCATCGTCGGCATGTCGTCGGCCGGGCTCGCCATCAGCAGCGTCACAGGCGCGCTCAACCAGCAGCTTCCGATCATCCTCGGTGCCGGGGCGGTGGCCCTCGTGGCCGTCACCGGCGGGACCGCCCTGGTGTCCAGACGGCTGCTGCGTCAGACGCACGGCCTCGGGCCGGCGGAGATGACACGGATGTACGAGCACCACGACGCGGTCCTGCACGCGGTACGGGAGGGCGTGCTCATCCTCGGACCCGACGGGCGCCTGATACTGGCCAACGACGAGGCGCGCCGCCTGCTGGATCTGCCCGCCGGCACCGAGCGCCGACACGTGAGCGAGCTGGGTCTGGACGAGGGCGTGGCACAGCTGCTGGCCTCGGCGGAGCCGGTCACCGACGAGGTGCTGCTGTCCGGGGACCGGCTGCTGGCGGTGAACATCCGCCCCACGTCCCCGCACGGCGGGGAGCCGGGCAGCGTGGTGACGCTCCGCGACACCACCGAGCTGTCGGCTGTCTCGGGCCGCGCGCAGGTGGCGCGGGAGCGGCTGAAGCTGTTGTACGAGTCGGGGGTGCGGATCGGCACAACGCTGGACGTGGCGCGTACGGCCACAGAGCTGGCCCAGGTGGCGGTGCCCCGGTTCTCCGACCTGGCAGCTGTCGACCTGCTGGACGAGGTCGTACGCGGCCAGGAGCCGGCTCCGCAGGCGCAGCGCCGGGTGCGCCGGGTGGCGGTCAGCGACGGGTCTGCGGGGCTGCCGCTGTACGAGGTCGGGGAAGCGATCACGTTTCGGCCCGGTTCGCCGCAGGAGCGGGCCCTCGAAGCGGAGCAGGCGGTGCTGGAGCCGGATCTGCACCATGCGGAGGAGTGGGTGCGCCACGACCCGGACCGCGCGCGGCGGACACTGGAGCACGGCGTGCACTCGCTGATCACCGTCCCGCTGCGGGCCAGGGGCGTGATCCTGGGTATCGCGCACTTCTGGCGCCGCAGCGACTCGCCGGCCTTCGACGAGGACGATGTGTCCTTCTCCGAGGAGCTGGCGGCGCGAGCCGCGGTGGCCATCGACAACGCGCGCCGCTACACCCGCGAGCACACGATGGCGGTAACCCTGCAACGCAGTCTGCTGCCGCGCGGACTGCCCGAGCACGCCGCGCTGGAGGCGGCCTGGCGCTATGTGCCGGCCGAGGCGGGCGTGGGCGGCGACTGGTTCGACGTCATCCCTCTCTCCGGCGCACGCGTCGCCCTCGTCGTCGGCGACGTGGTCGGGCACGGACTCCACGCGGCGGCGACGATGGGCCGGCTGCGCACGGCCGTACACAACTTCTCCTCCCTCGACCTGCCGCCCGACGAGCTGCTCGCCCATCTGGACGAGCTCGTCGTCCGTATCGACGACGAGGACAGCCGCGCCGGCCTCGCCAGCGGGCAGCAGTACGAAGAGGTGGCCGGGGCGACGTGCTTGTACGCCATCTACGACCCTGTCGTCGGCTCCTGCACGCTGGCCCGCGCCGGGCACCACTGCCCCGCCGTGGTCTACCCCGACGGCACCGTCAGCTACGCGGACGTACCCGCGTCCCCGCCGCTCGGCCTCGGCGGCCACCCCTTCGAGACCGTGGAACTGCAGCTGCCCGAGGGCGCCCGCCTCGTGCTGTACACCGACGGACTGGTCGAGAGCCGGGACCGTGACATCGACACCGGTCTGGAAATCCTCCGCGGGGTGCTGGAGGACACGGCCGGCAGCAGCCCCGAGGAAACCGCTCGCGCGGTCGCGGA
This sequence is a window from Streptomyces sp. NBC_01775. Protein-coding genes within it:
- a CDS encoding lantibiotic dehydratase, which translates into the protein MNHPATDIYQACGFFMLRAPALPARPMTELLRSLPVADVDPGNADAWQDEYAEQLLKLWWIPGVADAVRVATPHLADAVERFDRLTGKNRRRAVRSLGRYLNRMSFRSTPFGLVAGVATGTFGEEQRTRLGPAAIGTARARPDSGWVMHLVKRLAFGAERPRDLLVRRNDLLHVGRGRVWLSTAGGHGQREVADARPGADDDEGDGTPKGRRSLSVRLTAPVRSVLDHARTPTTLGRLTALLTDAYPNADAEQVAALLDGLLDSDILITAERPRLLTPPADQTDRADALPYSILPPVTDPAVARAIDGVEAAIGAFNRGEISVPELLKTASAPMPEAIGGHSGPTLQIDAALAVDGPLVLPRPVAALAEEAAHVLARVGTEHRYPPHLREYADAFTERYGHRSEVPVLEALSEETGLGPLRGYQYPRREFPLPGAAREPAARSAREIALARLITTALARRELSVHLDDRLLDEIADASAAPDDDMPPPPVLDLYLRLMAPGPGREDWRAVCGTPGVGLGGRTFARFHDLLDANAQSALRDLAAAEERRQGDAVCAELAYLPEDARLVNISIRPIAHTWELPVNVAPGQDEAHVIRLEDVLVGVDGERLYLRSRTLGRRLHVTQRTLLNWTGAPNPCRFLLEVSGALSGPITPFDWGGLSETMPFLPRVERGNLVLRRARWRLRQHDIAPSGGHGPGHGADGPAAFADAVGAWGRTWLVPRLVTIVSHDNTLLLDLTSAPSLHELRDTLAQAPEEGIVLEEVLPAPDEEFLRGAADEAYASEVVVPLIRTSQDPGPTAQRVGVRPSRARTERAPDGQDSQESRIKRVGSDWLAVKLYAEPDSHDTLLGVGLADLAERTSERYGVAAPFFLRYADPAPHLRVRFFVAEEAARPDVLREVTAWAHDLARGGYVSDHTFVSYQREVERYGGPELIADAEEWFRQDSTAVIQLLRHLRGGGTGLPDLGLEPDLDRAALVALSLDQLCACLIPDPEQRHALAHAAARRNAGGSVYRTAGRSLWTARTEDGPTRRLLDRAAATWRPAAQQLTRQMAELERTGELRADRDHIVLSLLHMHCNRMGLHRAEEEISYGVWRRLLDRAAHASRSS
- a CDS encoding quinone oxidoreductase family protein, which codes for MKAVIVSSFGDSNALQVVDRAEPAPGPGQVLIRVEAAGVGYVDVMARNGDYQPLSEPGLVPGFEAAGTVAAVGAAVDEHWVGQRVFALTRSGAYAESVVADPRDVVRLPEGVSAADAVALGVNALVASLGLKRVNVEEGEQVLVRGAGGGIGLMAAQLAALSGGAVTAITSSPERGDRLRGLGVAHIQDRTAGQDGSADTYDIIVDPVAGVDLGRYIGMLRPNGRYLLVGSAGGAAASDVFGSIMTTYHNSPTLFAFSLNSVDADMVGAAAAELFGQAVRGDLRAIIDEQIPLAEAHRAHERLESTPVFGKITLHP
- a CDS encoding TetR/AcrR family transcriptional regulator gives rise to the protein MAPAYQWHIPWRSDGLSITPSNPAPWRPASPREGKKQRTRDALIDAALKLLQENGFAGTTLDELRATVGVSRRTFFRYFGSKEDVDVEAHFGRLGRDPEFVDGPASARAITPRSAACARGFAPSFGCRRLPWNTTGRSRAGCDR
- a CDS encoding CGNR zinc finger domain-containing protein; translated protein: MAEDEELLLAVLNSAPVIDGHPTDALSAEGAADWIRALGGRGTREECDRLRRVRDALHLLIRRTSSDVSSLASALDRARLRPAVSPEGVSWQLEAAPDEELAVRVVIAWSRVTTELPQRLRACANEECNLFLIDHSRPGTARWCSMAACGNRMKARTHARKRRFEE
- a CDS encoding alpha/beta fold hydrolase, whose amino-acid sequence is MVAVHHRTVDVNGLTVFYREAGPSDAPVLLLLHGYPTSSHMFRRLIPALAGPYRVIAPDHIGFGRSSAPSVTDFAYTFDALAEVTRGFLAGLGVHRYAIYVQDYGAPIGWRLALASPEAVLAVVSQNGNAYEEGFVPDFWEPIWAYGARRGPENEARLRPALGREAVEWQYTHGVPDPSLIDPDAWEHDLALLARPAVDRAQLALFGDYPSNRALYPAVHDWLRSSRVPVLAIWGRNDEIFAPAGAEAFRRDAPDAEIVLLDGGHFLLESHPDEVAASIIRFRPRVLGAPVSG
- a CDS encoding SpoIIE family protein phosphatase; translated protein: MKLPFRHARPRAERPSAGSGDKGRSLLRLRSAAGQVFMLQVVLVLLLVAAAVTAQLVQAQRDGTSRAREKSVAAAQAFAHAPGVAEAMQGPHPAKELQPRTEAARKDAGVDFIVLMNRKGIRYTQPDPSLIGKRFAGTIEPSLQGRTTVEKVTGPPTAGDTDFVQAVVPVRASDGTIVGMSSAGLAISSVTGALNQQLPIILGAGAVALVAVTGGTALVSRRLLRQTHGLGPAEMTRMYEHHDAVLHAVREGVLILGPDGRLILANDEARRLLDLPAGTERRHVSELGLDEGVAQLLASAEPVTDEVLLSGDRLLAVNIRPTSPHGGEPGSVVTLRDTTELSAVSGRAQVARERLKLLYESGVRIGTTLDVARTATELAQVAVPRFSDLAAVDLLDEVVRGQEPAPQAQRRVRRVAVSDGSAGLPLYEVGEAITFRPGSPQERALEAEQAVLEPDLHHAEEWVRHDPDRARRTLEHGVHSLITVPLRARGVILGIAHFWRRSDSPAFDEDDVSFSEELAARAAVAIDNARRYTREHTMAVTLQRSLLPRGLPEHAALEAAWRYVPAEAGVGGDWFDVIPLSGARVALVVGDVVGHGLHAAATMGRLRTAVHNFSSLDLPPDELLAHLDELVVRIDDEDSRAGLASGQQYEEVAGATCLYAIYDPVVGSCTLARAGHHCPAVVYPDGTVSYADVPASPPLGLGGHPFETVELQLPEGARLVLYTDGLVESRDRDIDTGLEILRGVLEDTAGSSPEETARAVADTVMPTRPSDDVALLVARTRRLDPAQVAEWQVEPDPAAVAPVRTECAARLREWGMEKIGHTTELILSELITNAIRYGRSPIQVRLLHDDDSLICEVSDGSGTSPHLRRASTMDEGGRGLFLVAQFAQRWGTRYTPGGKVIWTEQHLRGGPSARPAEQLPTDALLDQFDDGDW